The window CATGCTTGTCCTCCGTATAAGACTTAAATACGGGATCTTGCATCACATAGAGGTGTACGTAAGGGAATGATAGCTTTCCATCTTTTAGTATATGTATCTTAGTGGGAGGATGGTAAGGTGTCCTCCTGCTTTGGAGATCGTAGGGGTAGGGGGCTATAAAGTCTGCAAAGATAGCAAAGATCACAAAAATAAGTATTATGGTAATAGGGAAAGAGGGCAAGCTTTTGAGCATAATTAAATTATAATATCCATGTCTTGCCATCTTTTTCAATCAGCCTATGTGCTTTTTCAGGTCCCAAACTCCCCTGCTTGTAAGTGTATACCTCAATTTTGTCATCCATTATAGGCTCTACTATTTCCCACATGATCTCTACCTCATCTCCTCTTATAAAAAGAGATCTATCACCCTCTACTATGTCAAGTATCAGTGTCTCGTAAGCTTCCGGTAGTTTAGTACCTGCATAGCTTTCCATGTCGTATTCCATGATGGTTTCTACCGGACATGAAATGAACTTTCCGGCGGGTGGTCTGAGTTCAAAATGTATAGCTATCTTATTTTTTGGAGCTGTTTGAAAAACTATTTTGTTTTGCTTTGGCATGCAATCAAGGAGTTTTGCAAAACTCCTCGGAATTTCCCTAAACACTACTGTGATCTGACTAAGTTTTTTTGATAGTCTTTTCCCCGTCATCAGGTAAAAAGGTACATCCTGCCATCTGAGGTTATCAATATAAAGCTTAATAGCTACGAAGGTTTCAGTCCTTGTATTTTCTCCTACCCCCTTTTCAGAAGGGTAGCCTTCGTATTGCCCCTTTACAGTATCACTCACCCTTCTTACGGATCTCAGAAGCTTTACCTTCTCGTCCCTTATATATTCAGGATGCATACAGCAGGGAGGTTCCATAGCCAAAAAGGAGAGCATCTGTAACATGTGATTTTGGAGCATATCCCTGACAGCACCTACCTTGTCATAG of the Hydrogenobacter sp. genome contains:
- the zwf gene encoding glucose-6-phosphate dehydrogenase, with product MNRKFSFFIIGGTGDLSRKKLLPALYKLYKEGHFKNLHKVYSLAREESKEWKDLVGSFNEPEKFENFLHFDVRSDSSYHELGKVLQRLRGQELIFYLALSPFLFETTVRKLGRLLRTYTNPRKIVVEKPFGFDLTSAKKLNQILYTYFVEEEIYRIDHFLGKETVQNIFSLRLSNTIFEGLWNKNFVDHVQILALEDIGIEGRGEYYDKVGAVRDMLQNHMLQMLSFLAMEPPCCMHPEYIRDEKVKLLRSVRRVSDTVKGQYEGYPSEKGVGENTRTETFVAIKLYIDNLRWQDVPFYLMTGKRLSKKLSQITVVFREIPRSFAKLLDCMPKQNKIVFQTAPKNKIAIHFELRPPAGKFISCPVETIMEYDMESYAGTKLPEAYETLILDIVEGDRSLFIRGDEVEIMWEIVEPIMDDKIEVYTYKQGSLGPEKAHRLIEKDGKTWIL